A genome region from Thermomonospora amylolytica includes the following:
- a CDS encoding bifunctional glycosyltransferase/CDP-glycerol:glycerophosphate glycerophosphotransferase, with amino-acid sequence MSPLLSVVVPFYNVESYLRECLESLERQSLRELEVIMVDDGSTDGGAAIAKEFAERDPRFRLVQQPNAGLGPARNAGVPHATGKYLAFADSDDVVPPDAYELMVSSLEKTGSDIACGGVRRIGVQGVTPSSLHEGIFRVARRRTHVREFPELLNDRTAWNKVFRRSFWDRHGFRFPPGLYEDAPVTVPAHVLAGSVDVLREPVYHWRIRESGERSITQRRTEPGNLAARIRSVRAASDFLAANCPELKDVYDRYALLSDIRIYLDAADRGDDAYRETLLDLVNDHLDRIDPGLPAKLPAIERLKFHAVRQRMAPELVRIVSFAKRDPNRTGVVRRPGSDAWYGDYPFLGDPRFPDHLYELSPEHELAPVTGIHEITWRDGRLRIEGHAYVDRLETARPEDSVIEVEVRRRIRRFIPRVLRPRVERLRRPEITAASGQATACQDWSAFAVELDGARLGRSAGTWHVFVTVTAGGVRHRTRLTGPTGAALRPPAHETDSGLRISPGYTRADELVIDVRPVRALVTEARTDGGVIELTGWVHRRDAGLAQDGRLALAPRRSRATVEQPVTVTGRRRGRVTFTARIDPAALAGRDTGSGPRDGAGGVDRDVYLAARGERLRLAARADLCDARTVVGGREYRLIGTRHGNLTLSERPPRPVATAAEWIDARTLRLTGSCADPGTRPDRLALRHSRTGDVHEVPVTWDGAEFTALVTTERPTPQGVLPLPSGRWELWAPGPAGEVPVAVDRTARDALPGPRVAGVHELTVGPHRGELLSVRIRTALTDEERGRYAQRRLRLRYYSAANTAPIRDVVLFESFSGREYSCNPKAIHEELVRRGVDLEPVWSTADGQFRVPGGRTVLRGSTEYHETVASARVIVTNGLQPQGFVKRDGQYYLQTWHGTPYRHIAFDLARSGRTAPGSPGPHRYLEDVPMWDGLLSPGPYVTEMLRRAFRYDGEVIESGWPRNDLLHAADRHARALQVRRRLGIAADRRVVLYAPAGRDDAHPPRERRAHPVLDAERLAEALGEEFAVLVRTAGTGSRVIDVTGYPETGELLLIADALITDYSSVMFDFAGTGRPILFFTPDLESRTGELRGAYLDLATEAPGPLLRTTDEVIDALRDLDGTAPAHAAALRAFRDRYCPLDDGRAAARVVDLLLS; translated from the coding sequence GTGTCACCCCTGCTGAGCGTCGTCGTACCGTTCTACAACGTCGAGTCCTACCTGCGGGAATGCCTCGAGTCGCTGGAACGGCAGAGCCTGCGGGAGCTCGAGGTGATCATGGTCGACGACGGGTCGACCGACGGCGGCGCCGCGATCGCCAAGGAGTTCGCCGAGCGCGACCCGCGGTTCCGGCTGGTCCAGCAGCCCAACGCCGGGCTCGGCCCGGCCCGCAACGCCGGGGTGCCGCACGCCACCGGGAAGTACCTGGCGTTCGCCGACAGCGACGACGTGGTCCCCCCGGACGCCTACGAGCTGATGGTCTCCAGCCTGGAGAAGACCGGCTCCGACATCGCCTGCGGCGGCGTGCGCCGGATCGGCGTCCAGGGCGTGACCCCCTCGAGCCTGCACGAGGGCATCTTCCGGGTCGCCCGGCGCAGGACCCACGTGCGCGAGTTCCCCGAACTGCTGAACGACCGGACCGCCTGGAACAAGGTGTTCCGCCGCTCGTTCTGGGACCGGCACGGCTTCCGCTTCCCGCCCGGCCTGTACGAGGACGCCCCGGTGACCGTCCCGGCGCACGTGCTGGCCGGCTCGGTGGACGTGCTGCGCGAGCCGGTCTACCACTGGCGGATCCGCGAGTCGGGCGAGCGCTCCATCACCCAGCGGCGCACCGAGCCGGGCAACCTGGCCGCCCGGATCCGCTCGGTCCGCGCCGCGTCCGACTTCCTGGCCGCCAACTGCCCCGAGCTCAAGGACGTCTACGACCGGTACGCGCTGCTCAGCGACATCCGCATCTACCTCGACGCGGCCGACCGGGGCGACGACGCCTACCGGGAGACGCTCCTGGACCTGGTCAACGACCACCTCGACCGGATCGACCCGGGGCTGCCGGCGAAGCTGCCGGCGATCGAGCGGCTGAAGTTCCACGCCGTGCGGCAGCGAATGGCGCCGGAGCTGGTGCGGATCGTCTCGTTCGCCAAGCGCGACCCGAACCGCACCGGCGTCGTCCGCCGGCCCGGATCGGACGCCTGGTACGGCGACTACCCGTTCCTGGGCGACCCGCGGTTCCCCGACCACCTGTACGAGCTGTCGCCCGAGCACGAGCTGGCGCCGGTGACGGGGATCCACGAGATCACCTGGCGGGACGGGCGGCTGCGCATCGAGGGGCACGCCTACGTCGACCGGCTGGAGACCGCCCGGCCCGAGGACTCCGTCATCGAGGTCGAGGTCCGCCGCCGGATCAGGCGGTTCATCCCCCGGGTGCTGCGCCCGCGGGTGGAGCGGCTGCGGCGGCCCGAGATCACCGCCGCCAGCGGCCAGGCCACCGCCTGCCAGGACTGGTCCGCGTTCGCGGTCGAGCTGGACGGGGCCAGGCTGGGCAGGTCGGCGGGCACCTGGCACGTGTTCGTGACGGTGACCGCGGGCGGGGTCCGGCACCGCACCCGGCTGACCGGCCCCACGGGCGCGGCGCTGCGGCCGCCGGCCCACGAGACCGACTCCGGGCTGCGGATCAGCCCCGGGTACACCCGCGCCGACGAGCTGGTGATCGACGTGCGGCCGGTCCGGGCGCTGGTCACCGAGGCGCGGACGGACGGCGGCGTCATCGAGCTGACCGGATGGGTGCACAGGCGGGACGCCGGCCTCGCCCAGGACGGCCGGCTGGCCCTGGCGCCCCGGCGGAGCCGGGCCACGGTGGAGCAGCCGGTGACCGTCACCGGGAGGCGGCGGGGCCGGGTGACGTTCACCGCCCGGATCGATCCGGCCGCCCTGGCCGGGCGGGACACCGGCTCCGGGCCGCGGGACGGGGCCGGCGGCGTCGATCGGGACGTGTACCTGGCGGCGCGGGGCGAGCGGCTGCGCCTGGCGGCGCGGGCCGACCTGTGCGACGCCCGGACCGTCGTCGGCGGGCGCGAGTACCGGCTGATCGGCACCAGGCACGGCAACCTGACGCTCAGCGAGCGCCCGCCCCGGCCGGTGGCGACCGCCGCCGAGTGGATCGACGCGCGCACGCTGCGGCTGACCGGCTCGTGCGCCGACCCCGGCACCCGCCCCGACCGGCTGGCGCTGCGCCACAGCCGCACCGGCGACGTGCACGAGGTCCCGGTGACCTGGGACGGCGCGGAGTTCACCGCGCTGGTCACCACCGAACGCCCGACGCCGCAGGGCGTCCTGCCGCTGCCGTCGGGTCGCTGGGAGCTGTGGGCGCCCGGCCCCGCGGGCGAGGTGCCGGTGGCGGTGGACCGCACCGCCCGGGACGCGCTGCCCGGCCCGCGGGTCGCGGGCGTGCACGAGCTGACGGTCGGCCCGCACCGGGGAGAGCTGCTGTCGGTGCGGATCCGCACCGCGCTCACCGACGAGGAGCGCGGCCGGTACGCGCAGCGGCGGCTCAGGCTGCGGTACTACTCGGCCGCGAACACCGCCCCGATACGGGACGTGGTGCTGTTCGAGAGCTTCTCCGGCCGGGAGTACTCCTGCAACCCGAAGGCGATCCACGAGGAGCTGGTCCGGCGCGGCGTGGATCTGGAGCCGGTGTGGTCGACCGCCGACGGCCAGTTCCGGGTCCCCGGCGGCCGCACGGTGCTGCGCGGCAGCACCGAGTACCACGAGACGGTCGCGTCGGCCCGCGTCATCGTCACCAACGGCCTGCAGCCGCAGGGCTTCGTCAAGCGCGACGGCCAGTACTACCTGCAGACCTGGCACGGCACCCCGTACCGGCACATCGCCTTCGACCTGGCCCGGAGCGGGCGGACCGCGCCCGGCTCCCCGGGGCCGCACCGTTACCTGGAGGACGTGCCGATGTGGGACGGCCTGCTGTCCCCCGGCCCGTACGTCACCGAGATGCTGCGCAGGGCGTTCCGGTACGACGGCGAGGTGATCGAGTCCGGCTGGCCGCGCAACGACCTGCTGCACGCGGCCGACCGGCACGCGCGGGCCCTGCAGGTGCGGCGGCGGCTGGGCATCGCGGCCGACCGCCGGGTGGTGCTGTACGCGCCGGCCGGGCGGGACGACGCCCATCCGCCCCGGGAACGGCGGGCGCACCCGGTGCTGGACGCCGAGCGGCTGGCCGAGGCGCTCGGCGAGGAGTTCGCGGTGCTGGTGCGGACGGCGGGCACCGGCTCCCGGGTGATCGACGTCACCGGGTACCCGGAGACCGGCGAGCTGCTCCTGATCGCCGACGCGCTGATCACCGACTACTCCTCGGTGATGTTCGACTTCGCCGGGACGGGCCGGCCGATCCTGTTCTTCACCCCGGACCTGGAGTCGCGCACCGGCGAGCTGCGCGGCGCGTACCTCGACCTGGCCACCGAGGCCCCGGGACCGCTGCTGCGCACGACGGACGAGGTGATCGACGCGCTGCGCGACCTGGACGGGACGGCCCCGGCGCACGCAGCGGCGCTCCGCGCGTTCCGCGACCGGTACTGCCCGCTGGACGACGGCCGGGCCGCCGCCCGGGTGGTGGACCTGCTGCTGTCGTGA
- a CDS encoding acyltransferase family protein, translating to MTQLSDPGIAAPQAVQAQQAQQAAQAPAPRPRKERDPYFDNAKFLAILLVVVGHSLVGLRDVPLAGAAYLTIYLFHMPLFILVTGYLSRNFTFGSGKARKLVLQLAVPYLLFEFLYSMYNWAVGGNELSLSLLDPYYLTWFLLALFWWRLSTPVWQQIRWPLAVAVGISLLSYLDDLGDELELHRTLGLLPFYVLGLLLRREHFALLHRPVARVLGALTLAGALAVAFVAHRRMAVDWVYWKHPHSEFGVDHLTGTAMRLAMMVVAVVLIAAFLSLVPRRRTWFTGLGAATLYAYLLHGFGTRLMTYSGFDDLEMWHSVPGVLAMAAIALTVGTLLCTPPVVRTFRWLVEPDASRMFTGLRRPADSRNVPAGKGN from the coding sequence ATGACGCAGCTCAGCGACCCCGGCATCGCGGCGCCCCAGGCCGTGCAGGCCCAGCAGGCCCAGCAGGCCGCGCAGGCCCCGGCGCCGCGTCCGCGCAAGGAACGCGACCCCTACTTCGACAACGCCAAGTTCCTGGCGATCCTGCTGGTGGTCGTGGGGCACTCACTGGTCGGGCTGCGCGACGTGCCCCTGGCGGGGGCGGCGTACCTGACCATCTACCTGTTCCACATGCCACTGTTCATCCTGGTCACCGGGTACCTGTCGCGGAACTTCACGTTCGGGTCGGGCAAGGCGCGCAAGCTGGTCCTCCAGCTCGCCGTCCCCTACCTGCTGTTCGAGTTCCTGTACTCGATGTACAACTGGGCGGTCGGCGGCAACGAGCTGTCCCTCAGCCTGCTGGACCCGTACTACCTGACGTGGTTCCTGCTGGCGCTGTTCTGGTGGCGGCTGTCCACCCCGGTGTGGCAGCAGATCCGCTGGCCGCTGGCGGTCGCGGTGGGGATCTCGCTGCTGTCGTACCTGGACGACCTGGGCGACGAGCTGGAACTGCACCGCACGCTGGGGCTGCTGCCGTTCTACGTGCTCGGGCTGCTGCTGCGCCGCGAGCACTTCGCGCTGCTGCACCGGCCGGTCGCCCGGGTGCTGGGGGCACTGACGCTGGCGGGCGCGCTCGCGGTCGCGTTCGTCGCCCACCGGCGCATGGCCGTCGACTGGGTGTACTGGAAGCACCCGCACTCGGAGTTCGGCGTGGACCACCTCACCGGGACCGCGATGCGGCTGGCCATGATGGTCGTCGCGGTGGTCCTGATCGCCGCGTTCCTGTCGCTGGTGCCGCGCCGCCGGACCTGGTTCACCGGGCTCGGGGCGGCGACGCTGTACGCCTACCTGCTGCACGGCTTCGGGACCCGGCTGATGACCTACAGCGGGTTCGACGACCTGGAGATGTGGCACTCGGTCCCGGGCGTGCTGGCGATGGCGGCGATCGCGCTGACGGTCGGGACGCTGCTGTGCACCCCGCCGGTGGTCAGGACGTTCCGCTGGCTGGTGGAGCCGGACGCCAGCCGCATGTTCACCGGGCTGCGCCGGCCGGCCGACTCCCGGAATGTCCCGGCGGGCAAGGGGAACTAG
- a CDS encoding LCP family protein, with amino-acid sequence MNSNPMYMEYVDDADPAPEEHRRGWRILGWVAIGLSVTLVCSSLGLYGYYRKLNGNISRESINYGPRPEKLNDALNILLLGSDTRTGANAKYGRSMVNDPPRSDTMILLHLSPGGEQAMGISFPRDLMVPIPDCKARDGSTVPASSVAMINESFTRGGAPCTVKTIERLTQIKIDHFLQVDFVGFKNITNAIGGVDVCVPKNVYDPQAKLRLSKGRHTIKGETALAYVRSRKALGDGSDLDRIKRQQQFMASLAKKALSAGVLSNPGTLNSLLSATTKSLTADEDLDVAAMTKIARGMQGLTAGKLRFVTVPWTAYAPDPNRVALRQPDANQFFTAIRHDTGIQETRTGGTAAPKIPPSQVRVRVYNASGVDGLARRVADELTDRGFRVVEVGNRPAGRNTQVLYGPGADHQAAALAEVVPDAGKPAPGAQGAAPGMVDLVLGADWTSLKPRQSGIPRQQDEVRATDDICKS; translated from the coding sequence ATGAACAGCAACCCGATGTACATGGAGTACGTCGATGACGCAGATCCGGCGCCGGAGGAGCACCGGCGCGGCTGGCGCATCCTCGGCTGGGTCGCCATCGGCCTGTCGGTCACCCTGGTGTGCTCGAGCCTGGGCCTGTACGGCTACTACCGGAAGCTGAACGGCAACATCTCCCGGGAGTCCATCAACTACGGCCCGCGTCCGGAGAAGCTCAACGACGCCCTGAACATCCTGCTGCTCGGCTCCGACACCCGGACCGGCGCCAACGCCAAGTACGGCCGGAGCATGGTCAACGACCCGCCGCGGTCGGACACCATGATCCTGCTGCACCTGTCTCCCGGCGGCGAGCAGGCGATGGGCATCAGCTTCCCGCGCGACCTGATGGTGCCGATCCCCGACTGCAAGGCCCGTGACGGCAGCACCGTCCCGGCCTCCAGCGTCGCGATGATCAACGAGTCGTTCACCCGGGGCGGGGCGCCCTGCACGGTCAAGACCATCGAACGGCTCACCCAGATCAAGATCGACCACTTCCTGCAGGTCGACTTCGTCGGCTTCAAGAACATCACCAACGCCATCGGCGGGGTCGACGTCTGCGTGCCCAAGAACGTCTACGACCCGCAGGCCAAGCTGCGGCTGAGCAAGGGCAGGCACACCATCAAGGGCGAGACCGCGCTGGCCTACGTGCGCTCCCGCAAGGCGCTGGGCGACGGCTCGGACCTGGACCGCATCAAACGGCAGCAGCAGTTCATGGCCTCGCTGGCCAAGAAGGCGCTGTCGGCCGGCGTGCTGAGCAACCCCGGCACCCTGAACTCGCTGCTCAGCGCGACCACCAAGTCGCTGACCGCCGACGAGGACCTGGACGTGGCGGCGATGACCAAGATCGCCCGCGGGATGCAGGGGCTGACCGCCGGCAAGCTGCGCTTCGTCACCGTGCCGTGGACCGCCTACGCCCCCGACCCCAACCGGGTGGCGCTGCGCCAGCCCGACGCCAACCAGTTCTTCACCGCGATCCGGCACGACACCGGGATCCAGGAGACCAGGACCGGCGGCACCGCCGCCCCCAAGATCCCGCCCAGCCAGGTGCGGGTGCGGGTCTACAACGCCAGCGGCGTCGACGGGCTGGCCCGCCGGGTCGCCGACGAGCTGACCGACCGCGGGTTCCGGGTCGTCGAGGTGGGCAACCGGCCCGCCGGCCGCAACACCCAGGTGCTGTACGGGCCGGGCGCCGACCACCAGGCCGCCGCGCTGGCCGAGGTGGTGCCGGACGCCGGCAAGCCCGCCCCGGGCGCCCAGGGCGCCGCTCCCGGCATGGTCGACCTGGTGCTCGGCGCGGACTGGACCTCGCTCAAGCCCCGCCAGTCCGGCATCCCCCGGCAGCAGGACGAGGTCCGCGCCACCGACGACATCTGCAAGTCCTGA
- a CDS encoding TIGR03089 family protein — protein MVQSTPADLLARRLADDPSRPLVTFYDDASGERVELSARVFANWVAKTANLLVDGLGAQPGDRVVMLLPPHWQTAVWLMACWSAGLVAEPLEPGVEPDGGEGPYLLAVAEEVLSMPDRWEPLAAGADEVVGLSLHALGGPLAEPRPDVMDYAVEIRGYGDRFMPYSPVDVEAPALRVAEAAAGTHVTYATLGAGELASRGAEAARSWGLDAGSRVLSDLPFTTLDGILVGLIAPLAAGGSAIIQRNLDETALDRRISLEHVTAVAGVPSWDPRDSAGARAVRRLVIQH, from the coding sequence ATGGTGCAGAGCACACCCGCGGATCTGCTGGCGCGGCGGCTGGCCGACGACCCGTCGCGTCCCCTGGTGACCTTCTACGACGACGCCTCCGGCGAACGGGTGGAACTGTCGGCCCGCGTGTTCGCCAACTGGGTGGCCAAGACCGCGAACCTGCTGGTGGACGGGCTGGGCGCACAACCGGGCGACCGGGTGGTGATGCTGCTGCCGCCGCACTGGCAGACGGCGGTGTGGCTGATGGCGTGCTGGTCGGCGGGACTGGTGGCCGAACCGCTGGAGCCGGGCGTCGAACCGGACGGCGGCGAAGGGCCGTACCTCCTGGCGGTCGCCGAGGAGGTGCTGTCCATGCCGGACCGCTGGGAGCCGCTGGCCGCCGGGGCCGACGAGGTGGTGGGGCTGTCGCTGCACGCGCTGGGCGGCCCGCTGGCCGAGCCGCGACCGGACGTCATGGACTATGCGGTCGAGATCCGGGGTTACGGCGACCGGTTCATGCCGTACTCTCCGGTGGACGTGGAGGCGCCCGCGCTTCGCGTTGCGGAGGCGGCGGCAGGGACACACGTGACATATGCCACACTGGGGGCGGGCGAGCTGGCCTCCCGGGGAGCGGAAGCCGCCCGCTCATGGGGGCTGGACGCCGGTAGCCGGGTGCTGAGCGACCTGCCCTTCACCACCCTCGACGGGATACTCGTCGGGCTCATCGCCCCCCTCGCGGCGGGCGGTTCGGCCATAATTCAACGAAATCTCGACGAAACAGCCCTTGACCGGCGTATCTCTTTGGAGCATGTGACAGCGGTGGCCGGTGTGCCGAGTTGGGACCCGCGGGACTCCGCGGGCGCCCGGGCGGTCCGCCGGCTGGTGATCCAGCACTGA
- a CDS encoding glycosyltransferase family 2 protein, with protein sequence MSTQPETGSESVHVTIVLPCYNEQDHVIDEVERICKAMDASGHSYELLAVDDCSTDDTLARLQEAAPRFPNMRIMAFQHNSGSGTVRRIGTQQARGDIVVWTDADMTYPNERIPELVDILDNDPSVDQVVGARVTEAGTHKVLRVPAKWFIRKVAERLTNTKIPDLNSGLRAFRREVSLPYLRLLPPGFSCVTTITIAFLSNQHAVRYLPIDYYKRAGKSKFHFTKDAYRYILQVLRMVMYFNPLAVLMPLALWLLGIGVVKGIFDMVVHFGYFANNTVMIFISGLLIASLALLADLIVRSRGDT encoded by the coding sequence GTGAGCACCCAGCCCGAGACCGGATCCGAGTCCGTCCACGTGACGATCGTCCTGCCCTGTTACAACGAGCAGGACCACGTGATCGACGAGGTCGAGCGCATCTGCAAGGCGATGGACGCCAGCGGCCACAGCTACGAGCTGCTGGCGGTCGACGACTGCTCGACCGACGACACGCTGGCCCGGCTCCAGGAGGCCGCGCCGCGGTTCCCCAACATGCGGATCATGGCGTTCCAGCACAACAGCGGCTCGGGCACGGTGCGGCGGATCGGCACCCAGCAGGCGCGCGGCGACATCGTCGTGTGGACCGACGCCGACATGACCTACCCCAACGAGCGGATCCCCGAGCTGGTCGACATCCTCGACAACGACCCCTCGGTGGACCAGGTGGTGGGCGCGCGGGTCACCGAGGCCGGGACGCACAAGGTGCTGCGGGTGCCGGCCAAGTGGTTCATCCGCAAGGTCGCCGAGCGGCTGACCAACACCAAGATCCCGGACCTGAACTCGGGGCTGCGGGCGTTCCGCCGCGAGGTGTCGCTGCCCTACCTGCGGCTGCTGCCCCCCGGGTTCTCCTGCGTGACGACGATCACCATCGCGTTCCTGTCCAACCAGCACGCGGTGCGGTACCTGCCGATCGACTACTACAAGCGGGCCGGCAAGTCCAAGTTCCACTTCACCAAGGACGCCTACCGCTACATCCTGCAGGTGCTGCGGATGGTCATGTACTTCAACCCGCTGGCCGTGCTGATGCCCCTGGCCCTGTGGCTGCTGGGGATCGGCGTGGTCAAGGGGATCTTCGACATGGTCGTCCACTTCGGCTACTTCGCCAACAACACCGTGATGATCTTCATCTCCGGCCTGCTGATCGCCTCCCTGGCGCTGCTGGCCGACCTGATCGTCCGGTCCCGGGGCGACACATGA
- a CDS encoding glycosyltransferase family 4 protein, giving the protein MRIAVVGPAFPYKGGGAHHTTELAHRLSAAGHDVVIESWKAQYPSFLYPGRQTIDAPEGEPFPATRRDLAWYRPDGWLRTGRALRSADLVVLAVLTPVQVPSYLGILRGVRGRAKAVALCHNVLPHERKPYDVPLMKALLRRVNGVLVHSEQQAQLARTLTTRPVTVAEMPPHLPAKPVERAAGEKVRNRLLFFGIVRPYKGLDVLLRALAAGPPEVRLTVAGEFWGGVEKTQELIRSLGLADRVDLRPGYVPASDVPGLFADADALVLPYRSATASQNVWMAHEHGVPVIATRVGGFPDQVRDGVDGILCEPDDVPSLTKALERFYAPGEPERLRSAVRPVDDTPLWNTYLDRLLTDPH; this is encoded by the coding sequence ATGAGGATCGCCGTCGTCGGGCCCGCATTCCCCTACAAGGGCGGCGGCGCGCACCACACCACCGAACTGGCGCACCGGCTGTCGGCCGCGGGCCACGACGTGGTGATCGAGTCGTGGAAGGCGCAGTACCCCTCGTTCCTGTATCCGGGGCGGCAGACCATCGACGCCCCGGAGGGCGAGCCGTTCCCGGCGACCCGCCGTGACCTGGCCTGGTACCGACCCGACGGCTGGCTGCGCACGGGACGCGCGCTGCGCTCGGCCGACCTGGTGGTCCTGGCCGTGCTGACCCCCGTCCAGGTGCCCTCCTACCTGGGGATCCTGCGGGGCGTACGCGGCCGGGCGAAGGCGGTGGCCCTCTGCCACAACGTGCTGCCGCACGAACGCAAGCCCTACGACGTCCCGTTGATGAAGGCGCTGCTGCGCCGCGTCAACGGCGTTCTGGTCCACTCCGAGCAGCAGGCGCAACTCGCCCGCACCCTGACCACCCGCCCGGTCACGGTCGCCGAGATGCCCCCGCACCTTCCCGCCAAGCCCGTCGAACGCGCGGCTGGGGAGAAGGTCCGCAACCGTCTGCTCTTCTTCGGCATCGTCCGCCCCTACAAGGGCCTCGACGTCCTGCTGAGAGCGCTGGCCGCCGGACCTCCCGAGGTACGGCTGACCGTGGCGGGCGAGTTCTGGGGCGGCGTCGAGAAGACCCAGGAGCTGATCAGGTCCCTTGGCCTGGCCGACCGGGTGGACCTGCGTCCCGGCTACGTCCCGGCCTCCGACGTGCCGGGGCTGTTCGCCGACGCCGACGCCCTGGTCCTGCCGTACCGCTCGGCGACGGCGAGCCAGAACGTCTGGATGGCCCACGAGCACGGCGTCCCCGTCATCGCGACCCGGGTCGGCGGCTTCCCCGACCAGGTCAGGGACGGCGTGGACGGCATCCTCTGCGAACCGGACGACGTCCCCTCCCTGACCAAGGCCCTGGAACGCTTCTATGCCCCCGGCGAGCCGGAACGTCTCCGTTCCGCCGTCCGCCCGGTGGACGACACCCCCCTCTGGAACACCTACCTGGACCGTCTGCTCACCGACCCGCACTGA
- a CDS encoding MFS transporter, producing MRVLLRNRGFQLLIFGQTLSTLGDRALIIAFGIWVKELTGSNAAAGGAFFFVALPFLFAPFAGVIVDRFPRRAVFIVTNLVMACLLLMTLLVRSAEDVWLLYAVILCYGVSAVIITAAQGALVSAIVDDDDLPAANGLLQTAGDGVKLLAPLIGAALFTLAGGHVVAILDSATFVAAAVAVWLVRAPGDRRHVQGALRLREELLSGLRYVFASPALRNMLLALGLALLVCGFSQTLVFAIVDEGLHRTAAFIGVLSCAQGAGAIAAGLAAGAVTRRIGDIRLVVAGIAGTSAASVVYLVPNAVMVCVGAFLFGAGICWTTVGMITAVQRRTPDDTRGRALAASMGIVSTPQTVSIALGAGLSLLVDYRLLLVVMAAVTAACAVWLARAPNDAPTVRPAPMPEDAPGGKEATSPGR from the coding sequence TTGCGAGTCCTGCTGAGAAACCGCGGTTTCCAGCTCCTCATCTTCGGACAGACCCTCTCCACCCTCGGTGACCGGGCCCTCATCATCGCCTTCGGCATCTGGGTCAAGGAGCTGACGGGGAGCAACGCGGCGGCGGGCGGGGCCTTCTTCTTCGTGGCCCTGCCCTTCCTGTTCGCCCCCTTCGCCGGGGTGATCGTCGACCGCTTCCCCCGGCGCGCGGTGTTCATCGTCACCAACCTGGTGATGGCGTGCCTGCTGCTGATGACGCTGCTGGTGCGGAGTGCCGAAGACGTCTGGCTGCTGTACGCGGTGATCCTGTGCTACGGCGTCTCCGCGGTCATCATCACCGCCGCCCAGGGCGCCCTGGTGTCCGCGATCGTCGACGACGACGACCTGCCGGCCGCCAACGGCCTGCTGCAGACCGCCGGCGACGGGGTGAAACTGCTGGCCCCGCTGATCGGCGCGGCGTTGTTCACCCTGGCCGGCGGGCATGTCGTCGCCATTCTGGACTCGGCGACGTTCGTCGCGGCGGCGGTGGCCGTGTGGCTGGTCCGGGCGCCGGGCGACAGGCGGCACGTGCAGGGGGCCCTGCGGCTGCGCGAGGAACTGCTGTCGGGGCTGCGGTACGTGTTCGCCAGCCCCGCGCTGCGGAACATGCTCCTCGCGCTCGGGCTGGCGTTGCTGGTCTGCGGCTTCTCCCAAACGCTGGTCTTCGCGATCGTCGACGAGGGCCTGCACCGGACGGCGGCGTTCATCGGGGTGCTCTCCTGCGCGCAGGGGGCGGGGGCGATCGCCGCGGGACTGGCGGCCGGCGCCGTGACCCGGCGGATCGGCGACATCCGCCTGGTGGTGGCCGGGATCGCCGGGACATCGGCGGCGTCGGTGGTCTACCTCGTCCCGAACGCCGTCATGGTCTGCGTGGGGGCGTTCCTGTTCGGGGCCGGCATCTGCTGGACCACGGTCGGCATGATCACCGCGGTGCAGCGCCGCACCCCCGACGACACGCGGGGCCGGGCGCTCGCGGCGTCGATGGGGATCGTGTCCACTCCCCAGACGGTGTCGATCGCGCTCGGAGCCGGCCTGTCCCTGCTGGTGGACTACCGGTTGCTGCTGGTCGTCATGGCGGCCGTCACCGCCGCGTGCGCCGTCTGGCTGGCCCGGGCGCCGAACGACGCCCCCACGGTCCGTCCCGCCCCGATGCCCGAAGACGCACCCGGCGGGAAGGAGGCCACCTCCCCGGGCCGGTGA
- a CDS encoding sulfotransferase family protein: MQIICAGFLRTGTTTLTLALERLGFGPCYHMRTVQAEPWRAEDWIAAAAEPAAADWERILSGFESTVGDPGALFWRHLIDAFPDAKVILSVRDPQQWYESASRTIFPALEGPPLLLRLLTWRRPSREDRLLDRLQRLTWELDFGNDFADRDRAVEVFTRRIADVRAHVPADRLLVYDVREGWEPLCAFLGVPVPDEPMPRENDRAAFQARQRSALMRVVGDRARKAAAIGVGAALTAWVVRRLRSAS, translated from the coding sequence GTGCAGATCATATGCGCAGGATTTCTACGGACCGGAACGACGACACTGACCCTCGCGCTGGAGCGCCTGGGGTTCGGTCCGTGCTACCACATGCGGACGGTGCAGGCCGAGCCGTGGCGGGCCGAGGACTGGATCGCCGCCGCCGCCGAACCCGCCGCCGCCGACTGGGAGCGGATCCTTTCGGGCTTCGAATCCACGGTGGGGGATCCGGGCGCGCTGTTCTGGCGCCATCTGATCGACGCCTTTCCCGACGCGAAGGTGATCCTTTCGGTGCGGGACCCGCAGCAATGGTACGAAAGCGCGTCCCGCACCATCTTCCCGGCCCTGGAAGGTCCGCCGCTGCTATTGCGCCTGCTGACCTGGCGCCGGCCGAGCCGTGAGGACAGGTTGCTCGACCGGCTGCAACGACTGACCTGGGAGCTCGACTTCGGCAACGACTTCGCCGACCGGGACCGCGCCGTCGAGGTCTTCACCAGGCGCATCGCCGACGTGCGGGCGCATGTGCCCGCCGACCGGCTGCTGGTGTACGACGTGCGGGAGGGCTGGGAGCCGCTGTGCGCGTTCCTCGGCGTGCCCGTCCCGGACGAGCCGATGCCCCGGGAGAACGACCGGGCCGCCTTCCAGGCCCGTCAACGCAGTGCGCTCATGCGCGTGGTGGGCGACCGCGCGCGCAAGGCGGCGGCGATCGGCGTCGGCGCCGCACTGACGGCATGGGTGGTGCGGCGGCTGCGGTCCGCATCGTGA